The DNA region GAAACCGTCCTTCATTACAACGATTCTGTCACCCATTGTCATAGCTTCTGTCTGGTCATGTGTAACATAAATGAATGTTGTACCGAGCTTCTTGTGGAGCTTTGAGATCTCTGTTCTCATCTGAGCACGGAGCTTTGCATCGAGGTTTGAAAGTGGTTCGTCGAGAAGGAATACCTGTGGCTGACGAACGATACAACGGCCGAGAGCAACTCTCTGACGCTGACCGCCTGACATAGCCTTTGGCTTTCTTTCGAGAAGGTGTGAAAGGTCGAGGATCTTAGCTGCTTCTTCAACCTTGCGTGTGATTTCTTCCTTAGGTACTTTTCTGAGCTTAAGGCCGAATGCCATGTTCTCAAAAACAGTCATGTGCGGATAAAGAGCATAGTTCTGGAATACCATTGCGATATCTCTGTCCTTTGGTGCTATATCATTGACCAGACGGTCACCGATATAGAGTTCACCTTCAGAGATTTCTTCAAGACCTGCGATCATTCTTAAGGTTGTTGACTTACCACAGCCTGACGGACCAACGAGGATGATAAACTCTTTGTCTTTGATCTCTACATTTACATTTGAAACGGCTACCTGACCGTTCGGATATTTCTTATAGATTCCACGTAACGATAAACTTGCCATGTTAGATGGGTCCTCCCTAAACAGTTTTTTTGTGCCGGTCAAATTGGCACAATACTATAATACCAAATTTCATACCTTAAATGCAAGCCTATAAATAGATAAATTTATAAATCGTTGTTTGTTAATAATAAATAAAAGCTTGTTTCAACGAATTTCAACACATCGGAAAAGTCAAATTCAGACAACATTTTTTCAATTTCATTGTCCAAGATTTCCAAACACTCTCCCGGC from Ruminococcus sp. HUN007 includes:
- the ugpC gene encoding sn-glycerol-3-phosphate ABC transporter ATP-binding protein UgpC, translating into MASLSLRGIYKKYPNGQVAVSNVNVEIKDKEFIILVGPSGCGKSTTLRMIAGLEEISEGELYIGDRLVNDIAPKDRDIAMVFQNYALYPHMTVFENMAFGLKLRKVPKEEITRKVEEAAKILDLSHLLERKPKAMSGGQRQRVALGRCIVRQPQVFLLDEPLSNLDAKLRAQMRTEISKLHKKLGTTFIYVTHDQTEAMTMGDRIVVMKDGFVQQIDTPQNLYLYPTNKFVAGFLGSPQMNMIDAVLRQDPTNLLYYVEFGSADSKMSKGVKYTIVVPPEKAQNAPQLASYVNKEITLGIRPESIHDEPMYLQNATTGVVDCEVELTEMMGAETYLYLNCEGVSLTSRVAPTTTARSGDTIKVVMDPYKIHLFDKETEATIMN